In a genomic window of Gemmatimonadales bacterium:
- the hpt gene encoding hypoxanthine phosphoribosyltransferase: MPSTPEVLRRTGGRPVKSIVFDEATIANRVEELGAEITEAYPDGDLLVLGLLKGSFIFLSDLVRKIERPIQIDFLVASSYGAGKASSGTIRLLYDPETRLEGKHILLVEDIIDTGKTLARLMALLGPRKPRSLAICALLDKELATEVRSELRFVGFRAPPAFLVGYGLDHAEDFRHLPFIADLE; the protein is encoded by the coding sequence ATGCCGAGTACGCCTGAAGTCCTCCGCCGCACCGGCGGCCGGCCGGTCAAATCGATCGTGTTCGACGAAGCAACGATTGCCAACCGGGTCGAGGAGCTCGGTGCCGAGATCACCGAAGCCTACCCGGACGGCGATCTTCTGGTGCTTGGACTGCTCAAGGGAAGCTTCATCTTCCTCAGCGATCTGGTGCGGAAGATCGAGCGTCCCATCCAGATCGACTTCCTGGTGGCGAGCTCGTACGGCGCGGGAAAGGCCTCCAGCGGGACGATCCGCCTTCTGTATGATCCGGAGACCCGCCTGGAGGGAAAACATATCCTGCTGGTCGAGGATATAATTGATACGGGGAAAACGCTCGCGCGCCTGATGGCGCTGCTGGGCCCCCGCAAACCCAGGAGCCTGGCCATCTGCGCGCTCCTGGACAAGGAGCTGGCCACCGAGGTGCGCTCGGAGCTCCGCTTCGTCGGATTCCGGGCGCCGCCGGCATTTCTGGTCGGGTACGGTCTCGACCATGCCGAAGACTTTCGTCACCTTCCGTTCATCGCGGACTTGGAATAA
- the ftsH gene encoding ATP-dependent zinc metalloprotease FtsH: MADRLPTRPPRTNWGNLSKNLALWLLVGLLALALFQMMSRQRSPTQEFSYTEFSRQLDQGNVARVEVYDGKRLEGDFRNPVSQDGRSAKSFQVLLPVANSEAFIKRLEDAGVPILAKEPKGGITAIIIAALPWIVILGLWFFLLRQLQAGGSRAFAFGKSKAKLLAGDTPKITFADVAGADEAKVELQEIIEFLKDPQKFTRLGGRLPKGALLVGPPGTGKTLLAKAVAGEAGRPFFSMSGSDFVEMFVGVGASRVRDLFEQGKTHAPCIIFIDEIDAVGRHRGAGLGGGHDEREQTLNQLLVEMDGFESNDGVILVAATNRPDVLDPALLRPGRFDRQIVVDAPDVRGREGILRVHTRKIPLASDVRLDTIARGTPGMAGADLANLVNEAAVLAARRNKTLVDMHDFEDAKDKVMLGVERRSLVLTEDERKLTAYHEAGHAIVALKIPGSDPVHKVTIVPRGRALGLTASLPEVDRHNYSKDWLIGSLAMFFGGRVAEEIIFGADKVTTGAGNDIERATGLARRMVTQFGMSELIGPLAVGDKEQEIFLGREFAQRREISERTAQMVDDEVKRLIDEAYARATTILSENRDLLDRIAATLLERETIDREDLDRLLKNLPLSPRSTLPPSDTPAATPTPAKPSAAPTRAPILGAPPAEPAGA; the protein is encoded by the coding sequence ATGGCAGACCGACTCCCGACTCGACCCCCGCGCACCAACTGGGGCAACCTGAGCAAGAACCTGGCCCTCTGGCTGCTGGTGGGGCTGCTCGCGCTGGCGCTGTTCCAGATGATGAGTCGTCAGCGCAGCCCCACGCAGGAGTTCTCCTACACCGAGTTCAGCCGGCAGCTGGATCAGGGCAACGTGGCGCGCGTGGAGGTGTACGACGGGAAGCGCCTGGAGGGAGACTTCCGCAATCCGGTGAGCCAGGACGGCCGTTCGGCCAAGAGCTTCCAGGTGCTGCTGCCGGTGGCCAACAGCGAGGCATTCATCAAGCGGCTGGAGGACGCCGGGGTCCCCATTCTGGCCAAGGAGCCGAAGGGTGGCATCACCGCCATCATCATCGCGGCGCTGCCCTGGATCGTGATTCTCGGACTCTGGTTCTTCCTGCTGCGCCAGCTCCAGGCCGGCGGCAGCCGGGCCTTCGCGTTCGGAAAATCCAAGGCCAAGCTGCTGGCGGGCGATACGCCGAAGATCACCTTTGCCGACGTGGCCGGCGCGGACGAGGCCAAGGTCGAGCTGCAGGAGATCATCGAGTTCCTCAAGGATCCTCAGAAGTTCACCCGGCTGGGCGGCCGCCTGCCCAAGGGCGCGTTGCTGGTGGGCCCGCCGGGTACCGGGAAGACGCTGCTCGCCAAGGCCGTGGCCGGCGAGGCGGGCCGGCCGTTCTTCTCGATGTCGGGCTCCGACTTCGTCGAGATGTTCGTCGGTGTCGGCGCCAGCCGGGTGCGCGACCTGTTCGAGCAGGGCAAGACCCACGCGCCCTGCATCATCTTCATCGATGAGATCGATGCCGTCGGCCGTCACCGCGGTGCGGGCCTCGGCGGCGGGCACGACGAGCGGGAGCAGACCCTCAATCAGCTGCTGGTCGAGATGGACGGCTTCGAGTCGAACGACGGCGTCATCCTGGTGGCCGCCACCAACCGGCCCGACGTGCTCGACCCGGCGCTGCTCCGGCCGGGCCGCTTCGATCGGCAGATCGTGGTGGACGCCCCGGACGTGCGGGGCCGGGAGGGCATCCTGCGGGTGCATACCCGCAAGATCCCGCTCGCGTCCGACGTGCGGCTCGACACCATCGCCCGGGGGACGCCGGGCATGGCCGGCGCCGATCTGGCCAATCTGGTGAACGAGGCCGCCGTGCTCGCGGCCCGACGCAACAAGACTCTGGTGGACATGCACGACTTCGAGGACGCCAAGGACAAGGTCATGCTGGGCGTCGAGCGCCGGAGCCTGGTGCTGACCGAGGACGAGCGGAAGCTCACGGCGTATCACGAGGCGGGACACGCCATCGTGGCGCTCAAGATTCCGGGCAGCGACCCGGTGCACAAGGTCACCATCGTGCCCCGCGGCCGGGCGCTAGGCCTCACCGCCTCGCTGCCCGAGGTGGACCGGCACAACTACAGCAAAGACTGGCTCATCGGCAGCCTGGCGATGTTCTTCGGCGGCCGGGTGGCCGAAGAGATCATCTTCGGGGCCGACAAAGTCACCACCGGCGCGGGCAACGACATCGAGCGCGCCACCGGCCTCGCCCGCCGGATGGTAACGCAGTTCGGCATGAGCGAGCTGATCGGCCCGCTCGCGGTGGGCGACAAGGAGCAGGAGATCTTCCTCGGCCGGGAGTTCGCCCAGCGGCGGGAGATTTCCGAGCGCACCGCCCAGATGGTGGACGATGAGGTGAAGCGGCTGATCGATGAGGCGTACGCCCGCGCCACCACCATCCTGTCGGAGAACCGCGACCTGCTCGACCGGATCGCCGCCACGCTGCTCGAGCGGGAGACCATCGACCGGGAAGATCTGGACCGGCTGCTGAAGAATCTGCCGCTCTCGCCGAGGAGCACCTTGCCGCCCAGCGACACGCCGGCAGCGACGCCAACCCCAGCCAAGCCGAGCGCCGCGCCGACC
- the tilS gene encoding tRNA lysidine(34) synthetase TilS — protein sequence MDLPTQFRQHLRTLDLPEGGALVAVSGGPDSVVLLDLLQRTADLHGLTLVVAHFDHGISPASGEVAASVEAFAASRGLAFECARGNLGQRAGETVARAARYAWLESVRSRRGAAVVFTAHHADDQIETILMRLLGGSGPAGLAGMASVSGTLVRPLLPFRREALVRHARDAGLPVWLDPANRDPRHLRSWVRCELLPELRTRLPEVDAALARVGSHASRDRAAWDAVLELLPGLEPRSEDGGISVAGGSLAGYDSALAETVLMAAARRVGCRLGPVRARRLMELIRRGGSGALVPLGGGWRAELAFGRLRLLRTGGDIVPPEPWMLEGESGEGSWGGWHIRWARETAPELQPRASLSAWFAPEALAIRRWLPGEKVRPLAGVGRRLIVRCFQDARVPRTKRGEWPVLARQDDVVWIPGVCRSDALLPARGTEAIRVDAEYA from the coding sequence ATGGATCTCCCCACCCAGTTTCGGCAACATCTCCGCACGCTGGATCTCCCGGAGGGTGGAGCCCTCGTGGCCGTCTCGGGCGGACCCGACTCCGTCGTGCTGCTCGATCTCCTGCAGCGCACCGCGGATCTACACGGGTTGACGCTGGTGGTGGCGCATTTCGATCACGGGATCAGCCCCGCGAGCGGCGAGGTGGCGGCGTCGGTGGAAGCGTTCGCAGCGTCCCGAGGCCTCGCCTTCGAGTGCGCCCGCGGCAACCTCGGGCAGCGTGCCGGAGAGACCGTGGCCCGGGCGGCGCGCTATGCCTGGCTCGAGTCCGTGCGCAGCCGCCGTGGGGCTGCGGTCGTGTTCACGGCGCATCACGCGGATGATCAGATCGAGACCATCTTGATGCGTCTGCTGGGCGGTTCGGGTCCGGCGGGACTCGCGGGAATGGCGTCGGTGAGCGGCACTCTGGTTCGTCCACTGCTCCCCTTCCGGCGCGAGGCGCTGGTGCGGCATGCGCGGGACGCCGGCCTCCCGGTGTGGCTCGACCCTGCCAACCGCGATCCGCGCCATCTGCGCTCATGGGTCCGGTGCGAGCTCCTGCCGGAGCTGCGCACCCGCCTGCCGGAAGTCGATGCGGCGCTCGCGCGGGTGGGCTCCCACGCCTCGCGCGATCGCGCGGCGTGGGATGCCGTGCTCGAGCTGCTCCCCGGCCTCGAGCCGCGCTCGGAGGACGGTGGAATTTCCGTTGCTGGTGGATCGCTGGCCGGATATGATTCAGCCTTGGCCGAGACAGTGCTGATGGCGGCGGCTCGCCGGGTGGGCTGCCGGCTGGGGCCGGTGCGGGCGCGACGGTTGATGGAGCTGATTCGGCGTGGGGGGAGCGGCGCGCTGGTGCCGTTGGGCGGCGGGTGGAGGGCCGAGCTCGCGTTCGGCCGCTTGCGTCTCCTCCGCACCGGTGGGGACATCGTCCCGCCCGAGCCGTGGATGCTCGAGGGTGAGAGCGGTGAAGGGTCGTGGGGCGGCTGGCATATCCGTTGGGCCAGGGAGACCGCGCCGGAGCTCCAGCCCCGGGCCAGCCTCAGTGCATGGTTCGCACCCGAGGCGCTCGCCATCCGTCGCTGGCTGCCAGGGGAGAAGGTCCGTCCGCTGGCGGGCGTGGGGCGCCGGCTGATCGTCCGCTGCTTTCAGGACGCCCGCGTCCCCCGGACGAAGCGCGGCGAGTGGCCGGTCCTCGCGCGCCAGGACGATGTAGTCTGGATTCCAGGCGTCTGCCGCTCCGACGCCCTCCTCCCGGCCCGCGGAACGGAGGCCATTCGCGTCGATGCCGAGTACGCCTGA